The Campylobacterota bacterium genome window below encodes:
- a CDS encoding RNA polymerase sigma factor FliA yields MSGANAYTENLKHKEDQLAIQYLPAVKAMSFRLKERLPSSIDYMDLCAIGTEELVKLARRYDDSQNDSFWGYAKTRVYGAMLDYLRSLDMVSRSSRRLIKDIDNAIELYLADHDEEPSDAELSRMLGVEEEKIHEARIASDIYTVLPLDDQLGTPEQEGVLERIEHEDLIEAIKEVLMGFDEREQMIIQLYYFEELTLKEISEIVNITESRISQIHKSVIRRIKDAVGGR; encoded by the coding sequence ATGAGCGGAGCCAACGCCTACACCGAAAATCTCAAACACAAGGAAGACCAGCTGGCAATCCAGTATCTTCCGGCGGTGAAGGCAATGTCGTTCCGGCTCAAAGAACGGCTCCCCAGTTCGATCGATTACATGGACCTGTGCGCGATCGGGACCGAAGAGCTTGTAAAACTCGCCCGTCGCTACGACGATTCGCAGAACGATTCGTTCTGGGGATACGCCAAAACGCGGGTGTACGGGGCGATGCTCGACTACCTCCGATCGCTCGATATGGTGAGCCGATCCAGCCGTCGCCTGATCAAAGACATCGATAATGCGATAGAATTGTATCTGGCTGATCACGACGAAGAGCCCAGCGATGCGGAACTCTCCCGTATGCTCGGCGTCGAGGAGGAAAAAATTCACGAAGCCCGTATCGCTTCGGACATTTATACGGTCCTGCCGCTGGACGACCAGCTGGGGACTCCCGAGCAAGAAGGGGTGCTGGAACGGATCGAGCATGAGGATCTGATCGAGGCGATTAAAGAGGTTTTGATGGGCTTTGACGAACGCGAGCAGATGATCATCCAGCTCTATTATTTCGAGGAACTGACCCTCAAAGAGATCAGTGAGATCGTCAACATCACCGAATCGCGCATTTCGCAGATTCATAAATCGGTGATCCGACGGATCAAAGACGCGGTAGGAGGACGATAA
- a CDS encoding MinD/ParA family protein codes for MIHQAAKLEALVSQNRRPTAKKTRFIAITSGKGGVGKSTISSNMAYLMAKYGLKVGIFDADIGLANLDVMFNVKIQKNILHVLKGEAGVADILVPIEKNLVLIPGESGEEIFKYASGGLFERFMDEAEVLEDLDVMIIDTGAGIGEHIQLFLRACDDVIVVTVPDPAAITDAYATIKVTSRLREEINVIMNQVRSAKEAEALFEKINKVAQANIGPSLRLNYLGQVSNDPKISTSVKKRALFARDFPTATPTGELEMIVKRIARKLERNVLVDPKESGLGGLFKRLMDHF; via the coding sequence ATGATCCATCAGGCCGCGAAACTCGAAGCGCTGGTGAGTCAGAACCGCAGGCCCACCGCCAAAAAAACCCGTTTCATCGCGATCACCAGCGGCAAGGGCGGGGTCGGAAAAAGTACGATCAGCTCGAACATGGCCTATCTAATGGCCAAATACGGTCTCAAAGTCGGGATTTTCGACGCCGATATCGGGTTGGCGAACCTGGACGTGATGTTCAACGTCAAAATCCAGAAGAACATTCTCCATGTTCTCAAAGGAGAAGCGGGGGTTGCCGATATCCTCGTCCCGATCGAGAAAAATCTGGTTCTGATCCCCGGCGAAAGCGGCGAAGAGATTTTCAAGTACGCTTCGGGCGGGCTGTTCGAGCGTTTCATGGACGAAGCCGAAGTGCTGGAGGACCTCGACGTTATGATCATCGATACGGGGGCGGGGATCGGCGAACACATCCAGCTCTTTTTGCGGGCGTGCGACGATGTCATCGTTGTCACGGTCCCCGATCCGGCGGCGATTACCGACGCGTACGCGACGATCAAGGTCACCTCGCGCCTGCGCGAGGAGATCAACGTGATCATGAACCAGGTGCGCAGCGCCAAAGAGGCCGAGGCGCTGTTCGAGAAGATCAACAAGGTCGCACAGGCCAACATCGGACCTTCGCTCCGGCTCAACTACCTGGGGCAGGTGTCGAACGATCCGAAGATTTCGACGAGCGTCAAAAAACGGGCTCTATTCGCCCGCGATTTTCCGACGGCGACCCCGACGGGTGAACTGGAGATGATCGTCAAGCGGATTGCGAGAAAATTGGAACGGAATGTGCTAGTTGACCCCAAAGAGAGCGGTTTGGGCGGGTTGTTCAAACGGCTTATGGACCATTTTTAA
- the flhF gene encoding flagellar biosynthesis protein FlhF — MKILTFSGSTPAEALKKAQLEVGEEAMLIETREIQKKSLGKSALYEIVVGVEEGNVPKAKPKIEEPLTKQRPLAQKSSDVLYNISEAAKQISKIAEVTEEEKPAARKAPAVETEDIRRIKDEIEKLGDKVKLIQNMFWDEKAPRLQNAIPPEFAEIYRLARESGMDQNHLDQIMQLTLEHMPSKMRESSETVKRYFQVLLRKMVPVRLESAPKSGAKKVIMLVGPTGVGKTTSIAKLAARFSYLLEKKYKVGLVVLDTYRIGAVEQLMQYARMMKLGIETVVDPPEFSNALNALRYSDYILIDTMGSSPYDKGKIEKIYECLRANDTEYSVDVVLVMPSSIKYEDLKATYDNFAPLGIDTMMFTKLDETRGFGNIFSLVYETKVPVSYFSVGQEVPEDLVVATSDFLVDCLLHGFRKGATA; from the coding sequence ATGAAAATCTTGACATTTAGCGGTTCCACCCCTGCCGAGGCGCTTAAAAAAGCGCAGTTGGAAGTGGGCGAAGAGGCGATGCTCATCGAGACCCGTGAAATACAGAAAAAGTCGCTCGGCAAGAGCGCGCTGTACGAGATTGTCGTCGGTGTCGAGGAGGGCAACGTTCCCAAAGCCAAGCCCAAAATCGAAGAACCGCTCACCAAGCAGCGTCCTCTTGCCCAAAAAAGCAGCGACGTTCTCTACAACATCTCCGAAGCGGCCAAGCAGATTTCGAAAATTGCCGAAGTGACCGAAGAAGAGAAACCGGCCGCCCGCAAAGCGCCCGCCGTGGAGACCGAAGACATCCGGCGGATCAAGGACGAGATCGAAAAACTCGGCGACAAGGTGAAGCTGATCCAGAACATGTTCTGGGATGAGAAAGCACCGCGGCTGCAGAACGCCATTCCCCCCGAGTTCGCCGAAATCTATCGTCTCGCCCGCGAGAGCGGGATGGACCAGAATCACCTTGACCAGATTATGCAGCTCACCCTCGAGCATATGCCCTCCAAAATGCGGGAGAGCTCCGAAACGGTGAAACGCTATTTCCAGGTACTGCTGCGCAAAATGGTCCCGGTTCGGTTGGAAAGCGCCCCCAAAAGCGGAGCGAAAAAAGTGATTATGCTCGTGGGCCCCACCGGGGTGGGAAAAACCACGTCGATCGCGAAGCTTGCCGCCCGTTTTTCGTATCTGCTCGAGAAAAAGTACAAAGTGGGGCTGGTGGTCCTCGATACCTACCGGATCGGGGCGGTCGAGCAGCTGATGCAGTACGCCCGGATGATGAAACTGGGGATCGAAACGGTCGTGGACCCGCCGGAGTTTTCGAATGCGCTCAACGCGCTCCGTTACAGCGATTACATCCTGATCGACACGATGGGCTCGTCGCCCTACGACAAGGGAAAAATCGAAAAGATCTACGAGTGCCTCCGCGCCAACGACACCGAATACAGCGTCGACGTCGTGCTGGTCATGCCCAGTTCGATCAAATACGAAGACCTCAAAGCGACGTACGACAATTTCGCGCCGCTGGGGATCGATACGATGATGTTCACCAAGCTGGATGAAACGCGCGGTTTCGGGAACATCTTTTCGCTGGTGTATGAGACGAAGGTGCCGGTAAGCTATTTTTCGGTCGGACAGGAAGTTCCCGAAGACCTTGTGGTCGCGACCAGCGACTTTTTGGTCGATTGCCTGCTGCACGGCTTCCGTAAAGGGGCGACCGCATGA
- the folK gene encoding 2-amino-4-hydroxy-6-hydroxymethyldihydropteridine diphosphokinase — MRLCRRLDSRHSVYVTPTFPRRFGNGGGYRHRALIGVGGNIGDTLRRIERLRVALGRSPQVRVTRTGAILRNPPFGYAQQRDFDNTVIEIATSLQPRALLRLVWRFEKRFGRTRSFPNAPRTLDLDILFFEDRVVQYKELIIPHPHWSERLSVLIPLRSLPSPGKTLRRRYENLDI; from the coding sequence ATGCGCCTGTGCCGTCGGCTTGATTCCCGTCACTCCGTCTATGTGACCCCCACGTTTCCCCGGCGTTTCGGGAATGGCGGGGGGTATCGCCACCGCGCCCTGATCGGGGTCGGCGGCAACATCGGAGACACCCTCCGGCGGATCGAGCGGCTGCGCGTGGCGCTGGGACGCTCCCCGCAGGTGCGGGTAACGCGGACGGGAGCAATTTTGCGTAATCCGCCCTTCGGGTACGCGCAACAGCGCGATTTTGACAATACCGTCATCGAGATCGCGACGTCGTTGCAGCCCCGGGCGCTGCTGCGGCTCGTGTGGCGGTTCGAAAAACGGTTCGGGAGGACGCGCAGTTTTCCCAACGCGCCCCGGACGCTCGATCTGGATATTCTGTTTTTTGAGGATCGGGTGGTACAATACAAAGAGTTGATTATTCCCCACCCCCACTGGAGTGAACGATTGAGCGTGCTGATCCCTTTGCGAAGCCTGCCTTCGCCAGGAAAAACTCTACGGAGACGATATGAAAATCTTGACATTTAG
- the aroQ gene encoding type II 3-dehydroquinate dehydratase, translating into MKIVVIQGPNLNMLGVREQSVYGPMRLEQIHAQMKEVAVQNGIEIEFYQSNLEGELVDRIQECYGDADGIIINPAAYTHTSIAIRDAIAAVNLPTIEVHISNIYRREEFRQKSMTAPVCTSSVIGFGPFGYHLAMVGMMQILGEINALRQAQQQPQETAEA; encoded by the coding sequence ATGAAAATAGTCGTAATCCAGGGGCCAAACCTCAATATGCTGGGAGTTCGGGAACAGTCGGTCTACGGTCCGATGCGTCTGGAACAGATCCATGCGCAGATGAAAGAGGTTGCCGTGCAAAACGGGATCGAGATCGAATTTTATCAAAGCAATCTCGAGGGCGAGCTGGTCGACCGTATTCAGGAATGTTACGGGGATGCGGACGGAATCATTATCAACCCCGCCGCCTACACCCACACGTCGATCGCGATCCGTGACGCCATCGCCGCGGTGAACCTGCCGACGATCGAAGTGCACATCAGCAACATCTATCGCCGCGAGGAGTTCCGCCAGAAAAGCATGACGGCGCCGGTTTGCACCTCGTCGGTGATCGGTTTCGGCCCGTTCGGATACCATCTCGCGATGGTGGGGATGATGCAGATCCTCGGTGAAATCAACGCGCTGCGTCAGGCACAGCAGCAACCGCAGGAGACGGCAGAAGCCTGA
- a CDS encoding diguanylate cyclase, with product MQVIPYPNVLLDALEIGVFIIDENYDVRYWNKWLEINTSIPASEIVGKNLRDFYPQIDYKVLSRKIRTTLRLESPTFYDASLQNRFIEIPRTKITTSLLRNMQLQVTISPYIPAESSVMVSIYDISDLHELKLTLQSQMRQIAELNAELHRDQMIIDANLLIVKIDENCTVLEATSAFLEFFGCTEEEVVGKALNRIFSDGVADSDPQMFRKAVDAQKRWSGEINATRKGGETVWLDAVLTPILDEEPLRHTVIFHDISDKKRIELLSITDPLTKLFNRNKFNEVIENMIQRRCWNEKHSFALIIADIDHFKRINDTYGHPAGDRVLVEIAHLLSDTVRTGDILARWGGEEFVCLLPDVDRESALYTAEKLRGVIEQSPIAEVGRVSGSFGVALFAPGDTQESLLHRADEALYRAKANGRNRVEYADSPAI from the coding sequence ATGCAAGTGATCCCCTACCCGAACGTCCTTCTCGATGCGCTCGAAATCGGTGTTTTCATCATCGACGAAAACTACGACGTCCGCTACTGGAACAAATGGCTCGAGATCAATACTTCGATCCCCGCGTCCGAGATCGTCGGCAAGAACCTCCGTGATTTTTACCCCCAGATCGATTACAAGGTTCTCTCCCGCAAGATCCGCACGACGTTGCGGCTCGAGTCGCCCACGTTTTACGACGCGTCGCTTCAGAACCGCTTTATCGAGATTCCCCGCACGAAGATCACGACCTCCCTGCTGCGGAACATGCAGCTGCAGGTGACCATCTCCCCCTACATTCCCGCCGAATCGTCGGTCATGGTGTCGATCTACGACATCAGCGACCTGCACGAACTGAAACTGACACTCCAGTCCCAGATGCGTCAGATCGCCGAGCTCAACGCCGAGCTCCACCGCGACCAGATGATCATCGACGCGAACCTGCTGATCGTCAAAATCGATGAAAACTGCACCGTACTCGAGGCGACGTCGGCATTCTTGGAGTTTTTCGGCTGCACCGAAGAGGAGGTGGTCGGAAAAGCACTCAACCGGATCTTCAGCGACGGGGTTGCCGATTCCGATCCGCAGATGTTCCGCAAGGCGGTGGACGCTCAGAAACGGTGGTCGGGCGAGATCAATGCGACCCGCAAGGGGGGAGAGACGGTGTGGCTTGATGCGGTGCTCACCCCCATCCTCGATGAGGAACCGCTGCGCCACACGGTTATTTTCCACGACATTAGCGACAAAAAACGGATCGAGCTCCTCTCCATCACCGACCCGTTGACCAAACTGTTCAACCGTAACAAGTTCAACGAAGTGATCGAGAACATGATCCAGCGCCGTTGCTGGAACGAGAAACACTCGTTCGCGCTGATTATCGCCGACATCGACCATTTCAAACGGATCAACGATACCTACGGTCATCCCGCCGGAGACCGCGTGCTCGTCGAGATTGCCCACCTCCTCTCCGATACGGTCCGCACCGGCGACATCCTGGCACGTTGGGGAGGCGAGGAATTCGTCTGCCTTCTCCCCGACGTCGACCGCGAGAGTGCGCTCTACACCGCCGAAAAACTGCGCGGCGTCATCGAACAAAGTCCGATCGCCGAAGTGGGGCGGGTAAGCGGATCGTTCGGGGTGGCGCTCTTCGCTCCCGGAGACACCCAGGAGAGCCTTTTGCACCGTGCCGACGAAGCGCTTTACCGGGCCAAGGCAAACGGACGAAACCGGGTCGAATACGCGGACTCCCCGGCGATTTAG
- a CDS encoding chemotaxis protein CheC has protein sequence MDQNGFSEDHLDILRELMNIAMGNATASIADLLQAFGKMHIPDIMISDMEGLHGYLHRTVPADQRSYVTKQLFGGTFSGEFLFVISESSALNLGHHLYDIGTPSQGDILDAVIELTNILSATMISRLTEELNTRVQFFVPSTEVVEGNDLISPEDRLNYHRIIIISTQMEFENQQISGHIFILTKGEMILRLKELIDRKLEELFA, from the coding sequence ATGGACCAAAACGGATTTTCAGAAGATCACCTCGACATCCTTCGGGAGTTGATGAACATCGCGATGGGGAATGCCACCGCCAGCATCGCCGATTTATTGCAGGCATTCGGGAAAATGCATATCCCCGACATCATGATCAGCGATATGGAAGGGCTGCACGGCTACCTCCACCGGACCGTTCCCGCCGACCAGCGCAGCTATGTTACCAAACAGCTTTTCGGAGGGACGTTCAGCGGCGAGTTTTTGTTTGTCATTTCCGAATCCTCGGCCCTCAACCTGGGCCATCATCTCTATGACATCGGTACCCCCTCGCAGGGAGATATCCTCGATGCGGTGATCGAATTGACCAACATTCTCAGCGCGACCATGATCAGCCGCCTGACCGAGGAACTCAACACCCGGGTACAGTTTTTCGTCCCTTCCACTGAAGTGGTCGAAGGCAACGATCTGATCAGCCCCGAAGACCGCCTCAATTATCACCGCATTATCATCATCAGTACCCAGATGGAATTTGAGAACCAGCAGATCAGCGGCCATATTTTCATCCTCACCAAAGGGGAGATGATTCTCCGTCTCAAAGAGCTGATCGACCGTAAACTCGAGGAGCTGTTTGCCTGA
- a CDS encoding response regulator, which produces MKILAVDDSKVARLFLIKTLKEVEPGAQILEAENGLVALELFKEHAPDIVFLDLTMPVMDGYQALREIMALNPKAQVVIVSADIQSQAQALVMELGAKAMVPKPITSDKMTSIFEQLSI; this is translated from the coding sequence GTGAAAATACTGGCCGTCGATGATTCCAAAGTAGCCCGATTGTTCCTGATCAAAACCCTCAAAGAGGTGGAACCCGGGGCCCAGATCCTCGAGGCGGAAAACGGTTTGGTGGCTCTGGAACTGTTCAAAGAGCATGCCCCCGATATCGTTTTCCTCGATCTCACGATGCCCGTGATGGACGGATACCAGGCACTACGCGAGATCATGGCGCTCAATCCGAAAGCACAGGTCGTGATCGTTTCGGCCGATATCCAAAGCCAGGCACAGGCTCTGGTCATGGAACTCGGGGCCAAGGCGATGGTGCCCAAACCCATTACGAGCGACAAAATGACGTCAATTTTCGAACAGCTCTCCATTTAA
- a CDS encoding aminofutalosine deaminase family hydrolase has translation MHILLCDAVFTDGTLYRDHGVVFEQSVIALKPNSELRSEYGAACTELGEGSVLLPGLVNPHVHLEFSANRSTLTYGGFMPWLQSVIANRDELIGDCGEACMDEAVALMLRNGITAFGAVSSYGFDLDACVRAPQKVVYFNELIGSDPAMADALYANFQERLFASQSTARRGFFPSVAIHSPYSVHPVLIRKALDYARAHRLRVTAHFMESPAEREWLDQNDGDFKPFFENFLRQSRAANTPEAFLECFEGCPTLFTHAVQANDAELSRIAAGRHTLIHCPVSNRLLGNGALDLERLERLGIRWVCGTDGLSSNYTLDLFEEMKTALFMHPQRDLLDLAYRLWDASTRNAADALGLKCGTISEGYDADLLVARIDYPVNDQLPLHLLLRRPTIESVYIEGNKVKG, from the coding sequence GTGCACATTTTACTCTGCGATGCCGTTTTCACCGACGGAACCCTTTACCGCGACCACGGGGTCGTTTTTGAGCAGAGCGTTATCGCGCTCAAACCCAACAGCGAACTCCGCAGCGAATACGGCGCGGCATGCACCGAACTCGGGGAGGGATCGGTTCTCCTTCCGGGACTTGTCAACCCCCACGTCCACCTGGAGTTTTCCGCCAACCGCTCGACGCTGACCTACGGGGGGTTCATGCCCTGGCTTCAAAGCGTGATCGCCAATCGCGACGAACTGATCGGCGACTGCGGCGAAGCGTGCATGGACGAGGCGGTAGCGCTGATGCTGCGCAACGGTATCACGGCCTTCGGAGCGGTCAGTTCGTACGGTTTCGATCTGGATGCGTGTGTGCGCGCCCCGCAAAAGGTCGTCTACTTCAACGAACTGATCGGTTCGGACCCCGCAATGGCGGATGCCCTTTATGCGAATTTTCAGGAACGTCTTTTCGCTTCGCAATCGACGGCAAGAAGAGGTTTTTTCCCCTCCGTGGCGATCCATTCTCCCTATTCCGTTCACCCCGTCCTGATCCGCAAAGCGCTCGATTATGCCAGAGCCCACCGCCTGCGGGTCACGGCCCATTTCATGGAAAGCCCCGCCGAACGCGAATGGCTCGATCAAAATGACGGCGATTTCAAGCCTTTTTTCGAAAACTTCCTCCGCCAGAGCCGCGCGGCCAACACTCCCGAGGCGTTCTTGGAATGTTTTGAGGGCTGCCCCACCCTCTTTACCCATGCGGTTCAGGCCAACGATGCCGAGCTCTCCCGGATCGCCGCGGGCAGGCACACCCTGATCCACTGCCCGGTCTCCAACCGCCTTCTGGGCAACGGGGCGCTCGATCTGGAGCGGCTGGAGCGGCTGGGGATACGGTGGGTGTGCGGAACCGACGGGTTGAGTTCGAACTACACCCTCGATCTGTTCGAAGAGATGAAAACGGCACTCTTCATGCACCCGCAGCGCGACCTGCTCGATCTGGCCTACCGTCTGTGGGACGCGTCGACACGGAACGCCGCCGATGCGCTGGGGCTCAAATGTGGTACAATCTCCGAAGGTTACGATGCCGATCTGCTCGTCGCGCGGATCGACTACCCGGTGAACGATCAGCTCCCGCTGCATCTGCTGCTGCGCCGCCCGACGATCGAATCGGTCTACATCGAAGGAAATAAAGTCAAAGGATAA
- the sppA gene encoding signal peptide peptidase SppA, with product MERIKTVIEKIGALIVFIQNHFKATLLVLFVVWLLIPSDEETIAAHNLEKIVLTGPILEAAPILEQLEEVQENPDVRGVLFCIDSPGGAVAPSVEIAYAIKRLRSAKPVVVYASGMMASGGYYAGIWGNEIIANPGSMIGSIGVIIEGADISGLMEKVGVKTQVVHAGSYKQVGTFDRAWKPHEKAELDKVITGTYDMFVRDVARARRLDPHQSGTYADAHIFTAAQAQKVGLVDKLGVEYDAKKRLAELAKVSDPVWNREDPMEKFFKRFAVEGAATAYTWFPALTLK from the coding sequence ATGGAACGGATCAAAACCGTCATCGAAAAAATCGGCGCACTGATCGTCTTTATCCAGAACCATTTCAAGGCGACCCTGCTGGTCCTCTTCGTCGTATGGCTTCTGATCCCCTCGGACGAGGAGACAATCGCCGCGCACAACCTCGAAAAAATCGTCCTCACCGGCCCCATCCTCGAAGCGGCTCCCATCCTTGAACAGCTCGAAGAGGTGCAGGAAAACCCCGACGTGCGTGGAGTACTGTTTTGCATCGATTCTCCCGGCGGCGCGGTTGCCCCTTCGGTCGAAATCGCCTACGCGATCAAACGCCTGCGCTCAGCCAAACCCGTCGTCGTCTACGCCTCGGGGATGATGGCCAGCGGAGGGTATTACGCGGGGATCTGGGGAAATGAGATCATCGCCAATCCCGGCAGTATGATCGGCTCGATCGGGGTGATCATCGAAGGGGCCGACATCTCGGGGCTGATGGAAAAAGTGGGAGTCAAAACCCAGGTGGTCCACGCGGGAAGCTACAAGCAGGTCGGAACGTTCGACCGGGCGTGGAAACCCCACGAAAAAGCCGAACTCGACAAAGTCATCACCGGGACGTACGATATGTTCGTGCGCGACGTCGCCCGCGCACGCCGCCTTGACCCGCACCAAAGCGGAACTTACGCCGACGCCCACATTTTCACCGCGGCACAGGCGCAGAAAGTGGGGCTCGTCGATAAGCTGGGCGTGGAGTACGACGCCAAGAAACGGCTCGCCGAACTGGCCAAAGTAAGCGATCCCGTCTGGAACCGCGAAGACCCGATGGAGAAATTTTTCAAACGGTTTGCCGTCGAGGGTGCCGCGACGGCGTACACGTGGTTTCCCGCTCTTACCCTGAAATAG
- the xseA gene encoding exodeoxyribonuclease VII large subunit, producing the protein MTPALSVSSLNEQIKTLLETSFEYVSVEGELSRITHHGSGHIYFTLKDAESSIKCVMFRGNASRLKFRLEEGARVVIHGALSLYKPRGEYQINCFGAEPYGQGALSVAFEQLKQRLEAKGYFDTERKKSFPKFPRTIVLVTSATGAALQDMQRVSVHRWPLVRLIVLDVLVQGERAAAQIAGALRYADTLGADAVVAARGGGSIEDLWPFNEEIVADAIYAMQTPVVSAVGHEIDWVISDYVADLRAPTPSAAMQMLLPDRNELFQTIDEMRYGAFHLISQRLERKREQLHMMQEAFKRHGIEHRLALQKEAVAELTKRFGMQIAQKLRSGVQELPTLKERFEREILQRLREKQSMIVQMTNAYEAQHPKHKNKSGFAQITREGKVVDLDALGIGERFEAMNDRRVVRAEVIESRPISG; encoded by the coding sequence ATGACCCCCGCCCTCAGCGTCTCTTCGCTCAACGAACAGATCAAAACGCTGCTCGAAACCTCGTTCGAATACGTTAGCGTGGAAGGGGAACTCTCCCGCATCACCCACCACGGCAGCGGACACATCTATTTCACCCTCAAAGACGCCGAATCCTCCATCAAATGCGTGATGTTCCGGGGCAACGCCTCTCGGCTCAAATTCCGCCTCGAAGAGGGGGCGCGGGTCGTGATCCACGGTGCCCTGTCGCTTTACAAGCCCCGGGGAGAATACCAGATCAACTGCTTCGGTGCGGAACCTTACGGGCAGGGTGCGCTCTCGGTCGCGTTCGAGCAGCTCAAACAGCGTCTCGAGGCCAAGGGGTATTTCGACACCGAACGGAAAAAAAGTTTTCCCAAATTTCCCCGGACGATTGTTTTGGTCACCTCCGCAACCGGAGCCGCGCTTCAGGACATGCAGCGGGTGAGCGTCCATCGCTGGCCGCTGGTACGGCTTATCGTCCTGGACGTTCTGGTACAGGGGGAGCGTGCCGCGGCCCAGATTGCCGGAGCGCTGCGGTACGCCGATACGCTGGGAGCCGATGCCGTCGTTGCCGCGCGCGGAGGCGGGAGTATCGAAGATTTGTGGCCGTTTAACGAAGAGATTGTCGCCGACGCGATCTACGCGATGCAGACTCCCGTCGTTTCCGCGGTCGGACACGAGATCGACTGGGTCATCAGCGACTATGTCGCGGACCTGCGCGCGCCGACCCCAAGCGCGGCGATGCAGATGCTGCTGCCCGATCGAAACGAACTCTTTCAGACGATCGACGAAATGCGCTACGGCGCTTTCCATCTGATCTCCCAGCGGCTCGAACGCAAACGTGAGCAACTGCACATGATGCAAGAGGCATTTAAACGCCACGGGATCGAGCACCGTCTGGCGCTCCAAAAAGAGGCCGTCGCCGAACTGACAAAACGTTTCGGGATGCAGATCGCGCAAAAACTGCGATCGGGGGTTCAGGAACTGCCGACGCTCAAAGAACGGTTCGAGCGCGAAATCCTTCAGCGCCTGCGGGAAAAGCAGAGTATGATCGTTCAGATGACAAACGCCTACGAGGCTCAGCATCCCAAACACAAAAACAAAAGCGGTTTTGCCCAGATCACACGGGAAGGAAAAGTGGTCGATCTCGACGCCCTGGGCATCGGTGAGCGTTTCGAGGCGATGAACGACCGGCGCGTTGTCCGCGCCGAGGTGATCGAATCGCGCCCTATTTCAGGGTAA
- the ubiE gene encoding bifunctional demethylmenaquinone methyltransferase/2-methoxy-6-polyprenyl-1,4-benzoquinol methylase UbiE, giving the protein MTKQEKIVSMFNDIAPTYDTANRVLSMGVDTFWRRKACDLAYGYCPSKRLDAIVDVACGTGDMMGYWQRRAQKAGVGVGEIVGVDPSEGMVGVGREKFPDLAFTIAPATAIPRNDTSADIISISYGIRNVVEREKALDEFNRVLKPGGLVVILEFMKNENPSVLGKIRDWYMNNVLPRVGGLISKNYEAYRYLPDSIEGFLTVGKMTQELEAAGFEMLYAKSFSMDISTLLIARKK; this is encoded by the coding sequence ATGACCAAGCAAGAAAAAATTGTCTCGATGTTCAATGACATCGCGCCCACGTACGATACCGCGAACCGCGTCCTCAGCATGGGAGTCGATACATTCTGGCGGCGCAAGGCATGCGATCTGGCATACGGGTATTGCCCCTCCAAGCGTCTCGACGCGATCGTCGACGTCGCCTGCGGCACGGGGGACATGATGGGATACTGGCAACGCCGCGCCCAAAAAGCGGGCGTCGGTGTCGGTGAAATCGTCGGCGTCGATCCGAGCGAGGGGATGGTCGGTGTCGGACGGGAAAAGTTTCCCGATCTGGCGTTTACGATCGCCCCGGCGACCGCCATTCCGCGAAACGACACTTCGGCCGACATCATCAGTATCTCTTACGGCATCCGAAACGTCGTCGAGCGTGAAAAAGCACTGGATGAATTCAACCGCGTCCTCAAGCCGGGGGGGCTCGTCGTGATTCTGGAATTCATGAAAAACGAGAACCCTTCGGTACTGGGAAAAATCCGTGACTGGTACATGAACAACGTCCTCCCGCGAGTCGGCGGGCTGATCTCGAAGAACTACGAAGCGTACCGCTACCTTCCCGACTCGATCGAAGGGTTTCTCACCGTCGGCAAAATGACGCAGGAACTGGAAGCGGCGGGGTTCGAGATGCTCTACGCCAAAAGCTTCTCGATGGACATCTCCACACTGCTGATCGCCCGCAAAAAATGA